A part of Tessaracoccus timonensis genomic DNA contains:
- a CDS encoding putative nucleotidyltransferase substrate binding domain-containing protein has product MDIEVFEVVDFLAQHAPFDALPDADRAKLARSMHMQYFRRDSVLLAFGAVAPGLFMIRSGAVDLTDRDGLLIDRNAPGDTFGSLSVMGGQQPSAYTATAIEDTLALILPGERFVELFQSHQQVADHFTPRQRGRLRRATEALHAGVSPIVKLRAKDLITRPPVTASPTISIQEAAQTMTSARVSALLLTDEHQRLRGIVTDRDLRSRVVLTGTDVRQPIGDVMTTHPATVAPDAKAFELLMVMTQQHVHHLPVIRDGEVLGLVSAGDIMRLETSNPVYLVGDISKQTTVDGIADVSARRSKLAAQLLARGATADEVSVVLTTVADATTTRLIELAEDELGTAPHPWCWVSLGSQARRELALGSDQDHAIIVADGATDLAWYRAVTERVTEGLERCGYPRCPGDTMATRWCMPLNEWKQQMRGWVAQPTSEAVLHSQIFFDMHPVHGDEALYRELQAAVWPQAASSQRFLGHLATMAVRREPPLGFFRGFVVERSGEHAHRLDIKAGGIHAVIELVRVLALSQEITATPTLARIEAIQAAGQLTAEQATELTDAFSFMQLLRLRRHIELATRDDQPDNCIAPDALTSAERRNLREAFAVVKQAQQTLAYQFRTHLMQ; this is encoded by the coding sequence ATGGACATCGAAGTCTTTGAGGTGGTCGACTTCCTCGCCCAGCACGCCCCGTTCGACGCGCTCCCCGACGCCGACCGCGCCAAGCTGGCGCGCAGCATGCACATGCAGTACTTCCGACGCGACAGCGTCCTGCTCGCCTTTGGCGCGGTGGCTCCGGGCCTGTTTATGATCCGCTCCGGCGCCGTCGACCTCACCGACCGCGACGGGCTCCTCATCGACCGCAATGCCCCAGGCGATACATTCGGCTCATTGTCAGTGATGGGTGGGCAGCAACCGTCGGCGTACACCGCCACAGCCATCGAAGACACCCTGGCGCTGATCCTGCCCGGCGAGCGATTCGTCGAGCTATTCCAATCCCATCAGCAGGTGGCCGACCACTTCACCCCGCGCCAACGAGGCCGACTACGCCGCGCCACGGAGGCCCTGCACGCCGGCGTCTCCCCCATCGTGAAGTTGCGCGCAAAAGACCTCATCACCCGGCCGCCCGTCACAGCGTCGCCCACGATCAGCATCCAAGAAGCGGCGCAAACGATGACCTCGGCTCGCGTCTCCGCGCTACTCCTTACCGACGAGCACCAGCGCCTGCGCGGCATCGTCACCGACCGCGATCTTCGCTCCCGCGTCGTGCTCACCGGCACCGACGTTCGCCAGCCCATCGGCGACGTCATGACCACGCACCCCGCCACCGTCGCACCCGACGCGAAGGCATTCGAGCTGCTCATGGTGATGACGCAACAGCATGTGCACCATCTGCCTGTGATCCGCGACGGCGAGGTGTTGGGGCTGGTGTCGGCGGGCGACATCATGCGTCTCGAGACCTCCAACCCGGTCTATCTCGTCGGCGATATCTCCAAGCAAACCACCGTCGATGGGATCGCCGACGTCAGCGCCCGTCGATCGAAACTTGCCGCGCAACTCCTTGCCAGAGGCGCAACGGCCGACGAGGTCTCCGTCGTGTTGACCACCGTCGCCGATGCAACCACTACTCGGCTCATCGAACTCGCCGAAGATGAGCTCGGCACCGCCCCGCATCCGTGGTGCTGGGTGAGTCTCGGTTCGCAGGCGCGTCGGGAACTCGCGCTGGGGTCAGATCAGGATCACGCCATCATCGTCGCCGACGGCGCCACCGATCTCGCCTGGTACCGCGCCGTCACCGAGCGCGTCACCGAGGGGCTGGAGCGCTGCGGCTACCCTCGATGCCCCGGCGACACCATGGCAACCCGCTGGTGCATGCCGCTCAATGAATGGAAGCAGCAGATGCGGGGTTGGGTGGCCCAGCCCACCTCGGAGGCAGTGCTGCACTCGCAGATCTTCTTCGACATGCACCCGGTGCACGGCGACGAGGCCCTCTATAGGGAGCTGCAGGCTGCCGTCTGGCCTCAGGCGGCGTCGTCGCAACGGTTCCTCGGGCATCTCGCGACGATGGCGGTGCGTCGCGAGCCGCCGCTGGGATTCTTCCGAGGGTTCGTGGTGGAACGCTCCGGCGAGCATGCGCATCGGCTCGACATCAAAGCGGGCGGCATCCACGCCGTGATCGAGCTGGTTCGGGTGCTCGCGCTGTCGCAGGAAATCACTGCCACCCCCACGCTCGCCCGGATCGAGGCCATCCAAGCCGCCGGTCAGCTCACCGCCGAGCAGGCCACCGAACTCACCGATGCCTTCAGCTTCATGCAGCTACTCCGCCTGCGCCGCCACATCGAGCTGGCCACGCGCGACGACCAACCCGACAATTGCATCGCACCCGACGCCCTCACCTCCGCTGAGCGCCGCAACCTACGTGAAGCGTTCGCCGTTGTGAAACAGGCCCAGCAAACCCTCGCCTACCAATTCCGCACCCATCTGATGCAGTGA